A single Carnobacterium alterfunditum DSM 5972 DNA region contains:
- a CDS encoding histidine phosphatase family protein → MKEGCTFYFIRHGQTYFNHYRRIQGWSNTPLTPQGREDVRSSARGLADVEFDAAYTSDLSRTIETANIILEENKKGKEMTLQSMPEFREVFFGSFEGSNVDETWEKVNEQMGYPSVAEMWAETSIPEQMNAFKKADPYHDAEDFLTFWLRVEQGLIKLINKHRDTGEKVMIVAHGNTIRYLLNNLVPELENPQPLLNASVSAVRYQNGKYHLELYNGVGHFKTLED, encoded by the coding sequence ATGAAAGAAGGCTGTACTTTTTATTTTATCCGTCATGGACAAACTTATTTCAATCATTACAGAAGAATACAAGGGTGGTCTAATACCCCTTTAACACCACAAGGTCGTGAAGATGTTCGCAGCAGCGCAAGAGGCTTAGCAGATGTTGAATTTGATGCAGCATATACAAGTGACCTAAGTCGTACGATTGAAACAGCTAACATTATTTTAGAAGAAAATAAAAAAGGAAAAGAAATGACGTTGCAATCGATGCCGGAATTTCGTGAAGTTTTCTTTGGTTCATTTGAAGGCAGCAATGTAGATGAAACCTGGGAAAAAGTGAATGAACAAATGGGATATCCAAGTGTTGCTGAGATGTGGGCAGAAACGTCTATTCCTGAACAAATGAATGCTTTTAAAAAAGCAGATCCTTATCACGATGCGGAGGATTTTTTAACATTTTGGTTAAGAGTAGAACAGGGATTGATCAAATTAATCAACAAACACCGTGATACAGGAGAGAAAGTCATGATCGTTGCTCACGGAAATACGATTCGCTATTTATTAAATAATTTAGTTCCAGAACTTGAAAATCCACAACCATTATTAAATGCAAGTGTCTCAGCTGTTAGATACCAAAATGGAAAATACCATTTAGAGCTGTACAATGGAGTAGGTCATTTTAAGACTTTAGAAGACTAA
- a CDS encoding Cof-type HAD-IIB family hydrolase: MILPKALVFFDLDGTLLNGRSEVDQEVTAALEKLKENGGIPFIATGRSPLEIQHVLDTTPIESFITLNGQYIMYEGKEIYRSQIPQETLIRLKAAADELRLAVSFYTSDKIRVTSTSKEVDKAYDFIHAKSPLVDAEIHLNEEVLMALILTTDNADVEWFKEAFPELSFYRNTPYSIDVITKGNSKATGIQELVKLMQFDEIPIYAFGDGPNDLEMVTHADHGVAMENGTDILKNAADYITSSHIEGGIVEGLEFYDLIK, translated from the coding sequence ATGATACTGCCAAAAGCTTTAGTTTTTTTTGATTTAGACGGAACGTTGTTAAATGGTAGATCTGAAGTAGACCAAGAAGTGACCGCTGCTTTAGAAAAATTGAAAGAAAATGGCGGGATTCCATTTATCGCAACGGGAAGAAGTCCACTTGAGATCCAACATGTACTAGACACGACACCGATTGAATCTTTTATCACGCTTAATGGTCAGTACATTATGTACGAAGGCAAAGAAATCTACCGCAGTCAAATACCGCAAGAGACGTTGATCCGTTTGAAAGCAGCAGCTGATGAATTAAGGTTAGCCGTTTCTTTTTATACGAGTGATAAAATACGTGTCACTTCTACTTCGAAAGAGGTAGATAAAGCGTATGATTTTATTCATGCAAAATCACCGTTAGTTGATGCGGAAATTCATTTGAATGAAGAAGTATTGATGGCATTGATCCTGACAACAGATAACGCTGATGTTGAGTGGTTTAAAGAAGCATTTCCAGAATTGTCTTTCTATCGAAATACGCCTTACAGCATAGATGTGATCACGAAAGGCAATTCAAAAGCCACAGGCATCCAAGAGTTGGTCAAACTAATGCAGTTTGATGAAATCCCTATCTATGCGTTTGGAGATGGTCCGAATGATTTAGAAATGGTGACGCATGCTGACCATGGTGTGGCAATGGAGAATGGGACCGATATCTTGAAGAATGCTGCTGATTATATAACTTCTAGTCATATCGAAGGCGGAATTGTTGAAGGATTAGAATTTTACGATTTAATTAAATAG
- the argJ gene encoding bifunctional ornithine acetyltransferase/N-acetylglutamate synthase produces MMVTHKKKPIQAFHVVEDGHVTSPKGFTAGGVHTGLRKAVLDFGWIHSEIPATAAGVYTLNSFQAAPLKLTKRHVDKIRKIQTIVVNSSNANSCTGEDGMKKAQATVELTAKEKNIDEHLVAVASTGIIGVPLPFGPIKKGISYLNDPLYQKVTNFERAILTTDIETKHVAVELEIDSKTITIGGAAKGSGMIHPNMATMLAFITTDAAVDNESLEYALKSATNRTFNMVTVDGDSSTNDMVLALANGIQENLLLTKTHPQWNEFLAGFQYVCEKLAKAIARDGEGATKLIEVEVLGAKTVKAAQAVAKSVVSSNLVKAAMYGSDANWGRIISAIGYSNQKIEPERVEISIGDTIVVEKGVGIPFDEAAVILTLVKDEVKLSIDLQQGSRSAKAWGCDLTYDYIRINSSYRL; encoded by the coding sequence ATGATGGTGACCCATAAAAAAAAACCCATACAAGCATTCCATGTAGTAGAGGACGGTCATGTAACCTCTCCAAAAGGCTTTACTGCTGGAGGCGTACATACTGGTTTGCGAAAGGCAGTCCTTGATTTTGGTTGGATCCACTCGGAGATACCTGCCACGGCAGCAGGTGTCTACACCTTGAATAGTTTTCAAGCTGCTCCGCTTAAACTGACAAAACGACACGTAGATAAAATACGGAAAATTCAGACGATAGTAGTAAATTCCAGCAATGCTAATTCTTGTACAGGTGAAGACGGGATGAAAAAAGCTCAAGCAACAGTGGAACTTACAGCTAAAGAAAAAAACATTGATGAGCATTTAGTAGCTGTTGCTTCAACAGGAATCATTGGTGTTCCATTGCCTTTTGGGCCGATCAAGAAGGGTATCAGCTATTTGAATGATCCGCTTTATCAAAAGGTAACAAATTTTGAACGAGCTATTTTAACGACCGATATTGAAACAAAACATGTAGCTGTTGAGCTGGAAATTGACAGTAAGACGATTACTATTGGCGGAGCTGCAAAAGGGTCGGGAATGATCCACCCTAATATGGCAACCATGCTAGCGTTTATTACAACAGATGCCGCTGTTGACAATGAAAGCCTTGAGTACGCATTGAAATCAGCGACTAACCGGACATTCAATATGGTCACCGTTGATGGAGACTCAAGTACGAACGATATGGTTCTTGCCTTAGCAAATGGAATACAAGAGAATCTTCTGTTAACTAAAACTCATCCGCAATGGAATGAGTTTTTGGCAGGCTTTCAATATGTCTGCGAGAAACTTGCTAAGGCTATTGCACGCGATGGAGAAGGGGCTACTAAATTAATAGAGGTAGAAGTTTTAGGAGCAAAAACAGTAAAAGCTGCTCAAGCTGTTGCCAAATCAGTTGTTTCTTCAAATTTAGTTAAAGCAGCGATGTATGGTTCAGATGCCAATTGGGGAAGAATAATCTCGGCTATTGGATACAGCAATCAAAAAATAGAACCAGAACGTGTAGAAATTTCAATTGGTGATACAATAGTTGTTGAAAAAGGTGTGGGGATACCTTTTGATGAAGCAGCGGTCATCCTTACTTTAGTTAAAGATGAAGTGAAGCTGTCGATCGACTTGCAGCAAGGCAGTCGATCTGCAAAAGCATGGGGCTGTGATCTAACCTATGATTACATTCGAATCAATTCATCTTATCGATTATAA
- a CDS encoding acetylornithine transaminase: MFKENDRSALMSTYARFPITILKGKGTYVWNEKNEAYLDFTSGIATCNLGHVPDQVTQKLHQQLDTLWHCSNLYDIPSQTKLAEGLTQHSIFNQAFFCNSGAEANEAALKIARKYAKDHGHPERTSVVSFKNSFHGRTYATLSVTGQEKVQIGYEPLMPGVRSLLFNEVADLGKIHNGKTAAVLLELVQGEGGVNLAQKEWLHSLQDICNKHDILLIVDEVQTGMGRTGTLFAYEQYGIEPDVMTLAKGLGSGFPIGAMLAKKYIAASFTPGTHGTTFGGNPLAATAGMATLTEMTKPGFMKDVRQKAAYFKEQLERLARQFSVIKKVKGLGFLMGIEVDMEAIKLVTLLQEQHVLTLTAGQQVLRILPPLTVTIEEINEFIQKLENVLLVIQEKDDLE, from the coding sequence ATGTTTAAAGAAAACGATCGATCTGCACTTATGTCAACTTATGCGCGTTTTCCTATCACTATTTTAAAAGGAAAAGGAACCTATGTATGGAATGAGAAAAATGAAGCATACCTGGATTTCACTTCGGGTATTGCTACTTGTAATTTAGGCCATGTTCCTGATCAAGTTACCCAAAAATTACACCAACAATTAGACACCTTGTGGCATTGTTCCAATTTGTACGATATCCCTTCTCAAACAAAACTAGCTGAAGGACTCACCCAGCATTCTATATTTAATCAAGCCTTTTTTTGCAATAGCGGGGCAGAAGCAAATGAAGCAGCATTAAAAATTGCGCGTAAATATGCAAAAGATCATGGGCATCCAGAGCGGACATCTGTTGTATCCTTCAAAAATTCATTTCATGGAAGAACCTATGCTACGTTGTCTGTAACGGGACAAGAGAAAGTTCAGATTGGATATGAACCTTTGATGCCCGGAGTACGGTCGCTACTCTTTAATGAGGTCGCTGATTTAGGGAAAATCCATAATGGAAAGACAGCAGCAGTGCTGCTAGAGCTTGTGCAAGGTGAGGGTGGAGTCAACCTAGCACAAAAAGAGTGGCTCCATTCATTGCAAGATATATGCAATAAGCATGATATCCTTTTAATAGTAGATGAAGTCCAGACGGGAATGGGAAGAACAGGGACATTATTTGCTTACGAACAATACGGCATCGAACCCGACGTTATGACGCTAGCTAAAGGATTGGGGTCTGGCTTTCCGATTGGAGCTATGCTAGCTAAAAAATACATTGCTGCATCGTTTACACCAGGAACACATGGCACCACGTTTGGTGGAAACCCATTAGCAGCAACGGCTGGCATGGCTACCTTAACAGAAATGACTAAGCCTGGATTTATGAAAGATGTACGGCAAAAAGCGGCTTATTTTAAAGAGCAATTGGAACGATTGGCCCGGCAGTTTAGTGTTATCAAGAAAGTAAAAGGACTGGGATTTCTAATGGGAATCGAAGTAGATATGGAAGCAATAAAATTGGTGACATTATTACAAGAACAGCATGTGTTAACCTTGACAGCTGGACAACAGGTTTTACGTATTTTACCGCCATTAACGGTCACGATCGAAGAAATAAATGAGTTTATTCAAAAATTGGAAAACGTGTTGCTGGTTATCCAAGAAAAAGATGACCTGGAATAA
- a CDS encoding phage major capsid protein — translation MAAVDWLKREVRESKESLEEEVLKFDRYKYEKNIKQMRESSNRIKEIREQVDKATDKLVNYTENPVLVLENTENRNGADDMTKIIEDIKGVQHRVLAPNQEYRVNNRDEELKDFSFAKMIRGLSTGNWSGAGTEQRVAASNNISNGQVMIPKELSEKIIQTVRAKSVVMQLASMIPMNSRTLTIAKQVSDFTSHSKLELDEIVKSNATFEPVNLEAKTIVASGTASVELLEDASGLDQQVIESLSASLALELDRQVLTGNGVDPNLLGIYNIEGIEKIEGGDIANYVPFSQAITKIQGKNHEPNAIVFNPSIAGKLDMFVDTLGQPIQPLPSYIKIPNKMTTTQIPNNLGDTTNLSFALVGDMTQLLVGMRTEIIIEVSRTTDNAFNHLAVDFRGYLRADATTIHDEAFVIVDGIK, via the coding sequence ATGGCAGCAGTAGACTGGTTAAAACGTGAAGTAAGAGAATCGAAAGAAAGTTTAGAGGAAGAAGTATTGAAATTTGATCGTTATAAATATGAAAAGAATATCAAACAAATGCGAGAATCATCTAACAGAATTAAAGAAATACGTGAGCAAGTAGACAAAGCAACAGACAAACTTGTCAATTATACAGAAAATCCAGTACTAGTACTTGAAAATACAGAAAATAGAAATGGAGCAGATGACATGACAAAAATTATTGAAGATATAAAAGGGGTGCAACACAGAGTTTTAGCACCTAACCAAGAATACCGAGTAAACAACCGAGACGAAGAATTGAAAGACTTCTCCTTTGCTAAAATGATACGTGGACTATCAACAGGTAACTGGAGTGGAGCAGGTACAGAACAACGTGTAGCAGCTTCTAACAATATCAGTAACGGTCAAGTGATGATTCCTAAAGAGTTATCAGAAAAGATCATTCAAACAGTACGTGCTAAATCAGTTGTCATGCAACTAGCAAGCATGATCCCAATGAATAGCCGAACTTTGACAATCGCTAAACAAGTTAGTGACTTTACTTCTCACTCTAAACTCGAATTAGATGAAATCGTAAAATCTAATGCAACATTTGAACCAGTAAATCTTGAAGCAAAAACTATTGTAGCTTCTGGAACAGCTTCCGTTGAGTTACTAGAGGACGCTTCTGGACTAGATCAACAAGTAATTGAATCACTTAGTGCTAGTCTTGCGTTAGAGCTTGACCGTCAAGTATTAACAGGGAATGGCGTTGATCCTAATTTATTAGGAATTTACAACATTGAAGGCATTGAAAAAATTGAAGGTGGAGATATTGCAAATTATGTTCCATTCTCACAAGCTATTACTAAGATTCAAGGTAAAAATCATGAACCTAATGCAATTGTATTCAATCCTTCTATTGCAGGTAAACTAGATATGTTTGTAGATACTTTAGGACAACCTATTCAACCGTTACCAAGTTACATTAAAATCCCTAACAAAATGACTACAACTCAAATCCCTAACAACTTAGGAGATACAACAAACCTATCCTTTGCACTTGTAGGAGATATGACACAATTACTTGTAGGTATGAGAACTGAAATTATTATCGAAGTATCACGTACAACGGACAATGCTTTCAATCATCTTGCAGTAGACTTCCGAGGTTACTTACGTGCAGACGCTACAACTATTCATGATGAAGCCTTTGTGATCGTGGACGGTATCAAATAA
- a CDS encoding DNA primase family protein: protein MINLTTGVRSEKYTRVETLLSDFEYLVQYEPDILSGDKETLKKKNAKYFLSGDLKNSTRSNENLSYKSLIVLDYDKVTLPIVEFMQVVKEKLGSYNYLIYPTISNTSDNTRLRMIVEPSRNYVENENEALIQSMIDTIGIFPCDTASKTYSQHMGLPVIVNGSLDDYKSNIIVNQGKSYPIDALLQVTAIKETTNQNKQYSFTNIEDKEAIDLVVEYATRNEVWLQERDNYLKPYMCVKHALQVAEISENIAETCIQILAGDNQEWQHQNIEHFKRDKAISRLNVSFKEFFNNNKQVQKQDVNTLEELKHKLTERGNQERADREYSQGKRDNAETKKPRLTPLEVAHVLQDYLDFVIVGNIENPVSMFLVDEGIYTATESYFFKIISWVENTLTERLAKNVMFHLKNESEIKQKYAGSDYICVGNGLFNFETMELESYNPEIVFTSKIDTNYIQMDSEPMRDGWTFSNMLQEWSNDDKELESLLWQIVRASIQLKNREQFVLLRDSGMGRSGKGTFQEFISSLVGKDNILPLTVKEMQQNHQTEGIETAQIVIGDDNDTSSFVDEPRVLKSLVTGDMFSVNPKGLKRFKYQGTPLVVQSVNGHLRTSDITDAFKRRMLMVPFVNSYKGSKGNPKIKSEYARDPEILSWIMQCALQIEDFTLFIQPKASENLMREFTLENDIVADFFENVFSTFKSGRLRVDFVYKYFVKWSQEVGKPSKLSQRMFVTRLNQFIEKTDDWSHTGQTAISVLDYFLKEDNDREEYVFLDDGIAFDETYKKARKTCYVNHDNETQIDIEKLDSKINEMETTNTSIMSGRSNFKVLNKDDNERELKALRKEKEQLMSR, encoded by the coding sequence TTGATAAATTTGACAACAGGCGTAAGAAGCGAAAAATACACACGAGTTGAAACACTGTTAAGTGATTTTGAATACTTGGTTCAATACGAACCCGATATCTTGAGTGGAGATAAAGAAACCCTAAAGAAAAAGAACGCAAAGTATTTTCTAAGTGGCGACCTAAAAAATAGTACACGTTCCAACGAAAATTTATCTTATAAATCCTTGATCGTATTGGACTACGACAAGGTAACCCTACCAATTGTAGAGTTTATGCAGGTGGTTAAAGAAAAGCTAGGTTCTTACAACTATCTTATATATCCTACTATATCAAATACTAGCGATAATACAAGACTAAGAATGATCGTTGAACCGTCAAGGAACTATGTTGAGAATGAGAACGAGGCTCTTATTCAATCAATGATTGATACGATTGGTATTTTTCCTTGCGATACAGCTTCAAAAACCTATTCACAGCATATGGGTTTACCAGTAATCGTCAATGGTTCTTTAGATGATTATAAAAGTAATATCATTGTCAATCAAGGAAAATCTTATCCAATTGACGCACTTTTACAAGTCACTGCGATTAAAGAAACAACTAACCAAAATAAACAATATTCATTTACTAACATTGAGGATAAAGAAGCTATTGATCTTGTAGTTGAATATGCAACTCGAAATGAAGTGTGGCTTCAAGAAAGGGATAACTACCTTAAACCATATATGTGTGTCAAACATGCTTTACAGGTGGCGGAAATATCCGAGAACATTGCAGAAACATGTATCCAAATTTTAGCAGGTGACAATCAAGAATGGCAACATCAAAATATTGAACACTTCAAAAGAGATAAAGCTATCAGTAGATTGAATGTTTCTTTCAAAGAATTTTTCAATAACAATAAGCAGGTTCAAAAACAAGATGTAAATACTCTTGAAGAACTAAAACACAAATTAACTGAACGTGGTAACCAAGAACGTGCGGATCGTGAGTACTCACAGGGTAAGAGAGATAACGCTGAAACTAAAAAACCGAGACTGACGCCTTTAGAAGTCGCACACGTGCTTCAAGACTATCTCGATTTTGTAATTGTTGGAAATATTGAAAATCCAGTGAGTATGTTTTTAGTAGACGAAGGAATCTATACAGCAACAGAATCTTATTTCTTCAAAATTATCTCGTGGGTAGAAAATACATTGACTGAAAGACTAGCGAAAAACGTCATGTTCCATCTAAAAAACGAATCTGAAATAAAACAAAAATATGCAGGTAGTGACTATATATGTGTTGGAAACGGTTTGTTTAACTTTGAAACAATGGAGTTAGAATCATATAATCCAGAAATTGTTTTCACTTCAAAAATTGATACAAATTACATTCAAATGGATAGCGAGCCTATGCGTGATGGTTGGACTTTCAGCAACATGCTTCAAGAATGGTCGAACGATGACAAAGAACTCGAATCACTTTTATGGCAGATTGTTCGTGCTAGTATTCAATTGAAAAATAGAGAACAATTTGTACTGTTACGTGATAGCGGTATGGGGCGATCAGGAAAAGGAACCTTCCAAGAATTTATTTCTTCTTTGGTAGGAAAGGACAATATCCTCCCCTTGACTGTTAAAGAAATGCAACAAAACCATCAGACCGAAGGAATCGAAACTGCCCAGATTGTGATTGGCGATGACAATGACACTTCAAGCTTTGTAGATGAACCTAGAGTGCTAAAATCGCTCGTTACAGGCGATATGTTCAGTGTAAACCCTAAAGGACTAAAACGGTTCAAATATCAAGGTACACCCCTTGTCGTTCAATCAGTAAACGGACACTTGCGAACATCAGATATAACAGACGCTTTCAAGAGAAGAATGTTGATGGTTCCATTTGTAAACAGCTACAAAGGTAGTAAAGGCAACCCAAAAATAAAAAGTGAATATGCACGTGATCCAGAAATTCTAAGTTGGATAATGCAGTGTGCTTTACAAATTGAAGATTTCACACTATTCATTCAACCAAAAGCTTCCGAAAACCTAATGCGTGAATTTACCTTAGAAAATGATATTGTTGCAGATTTCTTTGAAAACGTATTTTCAACATTTAAGAGCGGACGTTTGAGAGTAGATTTTGTTTACAAGTATTTTGTGAAATGGTCGCAAGAAGTTGGCAAACCTAGTAAGCTATCACAACGCATGTTTGTTACAAGATTGAACCAATTTATTGAGAAAACAGACGATTGGAGCCATACAGGACAAACAGCGATATCCGTTTTAGATTACTTCCTAAAAGAAGATAATGACCGAGAAGAATATGTGTTCTTAGATGATGGAATAGCTTTTGATGAGACATATAAGAAAGCTAGAAAAACATGTTATGTGAACCATGATAACGAGACACAAATTGATATTGAAAAACTTGATAGCAAAATCAACGAAATGGAAACAACTAACACTTCAATAATGAGCGGACGTTCTAATTTTAAGGTATTAAATAAAGACGACAACGAACGAGAATTGAAGGCATTGAGGAAAGAAAAGGAACAATTAATGAGCAGGTAG
- a CDS encoding helix-turn-helix domain-containing protein: MLIGEMIKQLRIEKGLKQKELAEVVDISRESIGNYERGTRAPSAEIASRIANALDVPVGVLIGEDADVIFSKLIELNDGLENGFSLNYDPIDKHEQTLLRSVIDYMKQSKQREMEKYYQGLEQGRKDNTDKP; this comes from the coding sequence GTGTTGATAGGTGAAATGATTAAACAACTAAGGATAGAAAAAGGTTTGAAACAAAAAGAACTAGCTGAAGTAGTTGATATTTCTAGAGAGAGTATAGGTAACTACGAGCGAGGTACTAGAGCACCTAGTGCTGAAATAGCAAGCAGGATAGCAAATGCATTAGATGTTCCTGTTGGTGTTTTAATAGGGGAAGATGCAGATGTTATATTTTCAAAATTAATTGAACTAAATGATGGATTAGAAAATGGCTTTTCCTTAAATTATGATCCCATAGACAAGCATGAACAAACCTTGTTACGATCTGTAATTGATTATATGAAGCAAAGTAAACAAAGAGAAATGGAAAAGTATTATCAGGGATTAGAACAAGGTAGAAAAGACAACACTGACAAGCCCTAA
- a CDS encoding tyrosine-type recombinase/integrase has product MANIKKYIKKDGSTAYEFSLYLGMDHVTGKKRRTTRRGFTSLKGAKTAMNRLQYKVQENGFKKQKSYTYNEIYLLWIEQYKNTVKESTLQKTTKLFEHHILPLFSDLRIDKVDTAYCQKGINKWFKKGLTSYKILLRYTSKVFKMAVNMNIIETDPTAKVTVPVKRENEVIEKLPRFYDKEELEQFFSSLAKEGNKKNLALFRALAFSGARIGEILALEWRDIDFNASTLSVNKTLTRGLNNRLMVDVPKTRKSIRVISLDPITMQVLRVWKLEQAESYFKLGFNTGRIKQPVFTNSKNAYINSSKIYRDYSRVVKKYDLKKINIHGFRHTHCSLLFEAGASLKEVQDRLGHTDVQTTMNIYAHVTKRAKDETASKFADHVGF; this is encoded by the coding sequence ATGGCAAATATTAAAAAGTATATTAAAAAAGATGGTTCTACGGCATATGAATTTAGTTTGTATCTAGGCATGGATCACGTTACTGGTAAAAAGCGTAGAACGACAAGGCGAGGTTTTACGTCCTTAAAGGGTGCTAAAACTGCTATGAATAGACTGCAATACAAGGTACAAGAGAACGGGTTTAAGAAGCAAAAGAGTTATACCTATAATGAAATCTATCTGTTATGGATTGAGCAGTATAAAAACACTGTCAAAGAAAGTACGCTGCAAAAGACAACTAAGCTATTTGAACATCATATTTTGCCCTTATTTAGTGATTTAAGGATAGATAAGGTAGACACTGCATATTGTCAAAAGGGTATAAACAAGTGGTTCAAAAAAGGCTTAACAAGCTATAAGATACTACTTCGATACACTTCAAAAGTCTTTAAAATGGCGGTCAATATGAACATTATTGAAACAGATCCTACTGCAAAAGTAACGGTTCCTGTTAAAAGAGAAAATGAAGTTATTGAAAAGTTACCTCGATTTTACGATAAGGAAGAACTGGAACAATTCTTTTCTTCACTTGCAAAAGAGGGTAACAAAAAAAACCTAGCACTTTTTAGGGCGTTAGCCTTTAGTGGTGCTAGGATAGGCGAGATTTTAGCCCTTGAATGGCGTGACATAGACTTTAACGCAAGTACCTTATCAGTCAACAAGACGCTTACAAGGGGCTTGAACAATCGCTTAATGGTAGACGTTCCCAAAACTAGAAAGTCAATTCGTGTGATAAGTTTAGATCCTATCACTATGCAGGTTTTGAGAGTATGGAAATTAGAACAAGCTGAAAGCTATTTCAAATTAGGGTTCAATACTGGTAGGATCAAGCAACCTGTGTTTACAAACAGTAAAAATGCTTATATAAACAGCTCCAAAATTTATAGAGATTACAGCAGAGTAGTGAAAAAGTATGACCTTAAGAAAATCAACATACATGGCTTTAGGCACACACATTGCAGTTTATTATTTGAAGCAGGTGCGAGCTTGAAAGAAGTACAAGACAGATTAGGTCATACAGACGTTCAAACTACTATGAATATCTACGCTCACGTAACGAAAAGAGCTAAAGATGAGACAGCTTCTAAGTTTGCGGATCATGTCGGTTTTTAA
- the ald gene encoding alanine dehydrogenase, translating to MKIGIPREIKNNENRVAISPAGVKSLVSNGHEVMIEVNAGKAAGFPDEEYKSAGAVLIEEAAQVWNAKMIIKVKEPISTEYKYFKKGMILFTYLHLAPALELTKALLDSGVTAIGYETMVGKDGTLPLLTPMSQIAGRMAAQIGAEFLESVNQGKGILLGGVPGVQKGKVTIIGGGVSGTNAAKIAIGLGADVTILDVNPKRLEELDDLFENKINTLMSNELNIAKSVKEADLVIGAVLIPGSKAPTLVTEEMVKQMEAGSVIVDIAVDQGGIIETASEVTTHDNPVYLKHGVVHYAVANMPGAVPKTATLALTNVTIPYAVQIANKGLVKAAKENSTIYTGINVMDGKLTKKEVAHALDIPFHEALNSFN from the coding sequence ATGAAAATTGGAATACCAAGGGAAATTAAAAACAATGAAAATCGAGTTGCTATTTCGCCAGCAGGCGTTAAAAGTCTTGTGAGCAATGGTCATGAAGTTATGATTGAAGTAAATGCAGGTAAAGCAGCTGGATTTCCAGATGAAGAATATAAATCAGCAGGTGCCGTATTAATTGAAGAAGCTGCACAAGTTTGGAATGCTAAAATGATCATAAAAGTTAAAGAACCGATATCAACAGAGTACAAGTATTTTAAAAAAGGAATGATCCTTTTCACGTACTTACATTTAGCTCCAGCATTAGAATTAACTAAAGCATTGTTGGACTCAGGAGTTACTGCTATTGGTTATGAAACAATGGTTGGAAAAGATGGAACATTGCCTCTTTTAACTCCTATGAGTCAAATTGCCGGCAGAATGGCTGCACAAATTGGAGCCGAATTTCTTGAGAGCGTAAACCAAGGTAAAGGTATCTTGTTGGGTGGAGTACCAGGAGTACAAAAAGGAAAAGTAACTATCATCGGCGGCGGAGTTTCAGGAACAAATGCGGCTAAAATTGCAATCGGTCTTGGAGCAGATGTGACGATTTTAGATGTGAATCCAAAACGTTTAGAAGAGTTGGATGATTTGTTCGAAAATAAAATCAATACACTTATGTCAAATGAATTGAATATTGCAAAATCAGTCAAAGAAGCAGATTTAGTTATCGGTGCTGTATTGATCCCAGGTTCAAAAGCTCCAACATTAGTGACCGAAGAAATGGTCAAACAAATGGAAGCAGGTTCTGTTATCGTTGATATAGCAGTTGACCAGGGTGGTATTATTGAAACAGCTTCCGAAGTGACAACACATGATAATCCGGTTTATCTAAAACATGGAGTCGTTCATTATGCTGTTGCAAATATGCCAGGTGCTGTTCCTAAGACTGCTACGTTAGCTTTAACTAATGTAACGATTCCTTATGCAGTACAAATCGCAAATAAAGGATTAGTCAAAGCGGCTAAAGAAAATTCAACAATTTATACAGGTATCAACGTTATGGACGGAAAATTAACTAAAAAAGAAGTTGCACATGCTTTGGATATTCCTTTTCATGAAGCTTTGAACTCATTTAATTAA
- a CDS encoding DUF2969 family protein, with protein sequence MSKGNKKVQVEVKETPNNREGLTELELYVNGKKIGQLQQKEGQTVTITTNSGTESKARSVDDGINKLIMDYNLYQM encoded by the coding sequence ATGTCTAAAGGAAATAAAAAAGTTCAAGTTGAAGTAAAAGAAACCCCTAATAACAGAGAAGGTTTAACTGAGTTAGAGTTATATGTGAATGGTAAAAAAATTGGTCAATTGCAACAAAAAGAAGGCCAGACAGTTACTATAACAACTAATTCAGGAACAGAATCTAAAGCTAGATCTGTCGATGATGGAATAAATAAATTAATCATGGACTATAATTTATACCAAATGTAA